CGACTGCCCGCAGTTCTCGGAGCGGATCAACGGACTCGGGTGTCAACACTACGGCGACAAAGGCGGCGCGGAGTGGTGCGACCACTACGAGCGGCCGATCTACGAACTCAAGAGCCAACCCGTGAAGGTCGGCGAGGAACTGGTCGTGGAGGTGACCGACATCCACGAGAGCGGTGCCGGCGTCGGCCGCACCGACGACGGCTTCATCGTCCTCGTGGACGGCATCCTCCCGGAGGCGCGGGCGAAGGTCCGTATCAAGCGGGTCAAGTCGAACCACGCACT
This genomic window from Salinirubrum litoreum contains:
- a CDS encoding TRAM domain-containing protein, with protein sequence MANCPLADDCPQFSERINGLGCQHYGDKGGAEWCDHYERPIYELKSQPVKVGEELVVEVTDIHESGAGVGRTDDGFIVLVDGILPEARAKVRIKRVKSNHALGEEVERLPMDEEEAETTDADGDGDTDTESTTDSDDTKSSGPKRPEALGSRDNFWGS